The Myxococcota bacterium genome includes the window GGCCAGTGGTCTCGGGTGGTGGTGAGCAGGTCCAGGCCCGAATCCGACGGCAGTGCATCGTCTGCGATCAGCAGATCGACGTCTTCGGTCGTGAGCAGGCGCAAGGCCTCGGCGGAGGAGAACGCCTCCACGCACCGCATGCCCCGACTCTCGAGGTCGCGCGTGGCGGCCGTGCGAACCTGCGGGTTCGAGGCCACGAGAAGCACGTTCTCGGGAGCGCGCTCCGCTTCTTTGTGCGCCGCTGCAGACGAATGCATTCCAGGGTGCTCCTATGGACGCGCGTCACCGGAGGCGGACGCTGCTGAGTCGGGGCCGGCGCCGAGTTCCGCGGCGAGCTCCGGCAGGGATCGCAAGAACACGAACTCCACGCGCCGGTGGTCGGCGGGGTCTTCGGCGTTCGGGAGCGGTCGCGAGGATCCGTATCCCGTGGCGCGCAGCCGATCGGGATCGATGCCTTCGACCTCGGTCAAGTGGACGACGGCGGCAACGGCGCGGGCGGTCGACAGCTCCCAGTTGCTGCCATAGCGGCTCTGCCCGGTCGGGGTGGGGTCCGAGTGACCGTCGATGGACACGGATCCAGGCGTCGTCTCGATCAGCTTGCCGATCTCGTGAAGGAAGACCACGGCGGACGGGCGCAGCTCGGCCGAGCCGGGATCGAAGAGCATCTGTCCGGGGACGCGGACGACGACGCCTTCCGGCGTGCTCTCGATCTGGAGCAGGCGCTCGAGCTCCTGGTCGTTGAGCGTCAGCTTGAGACGATCGATCAGCGACTGGTCCCGTTCCGCCATTCGCGTCGGGAAGTCGAGGATCTTGAGGTAGGGGGTGGACTCGGTGTCCGAGATCTGGACCAGCGAATTCGAGACCGCCTCCATCTGCCCGGGGTGGCTCTTCTGCACGCCGAAGGCATCGCGCATCGATCCCACCACCGCGGCGAAGCGCCGCACGTCCATGCTCGCGAAGGACATCAGGAGCACGAAGAACGTGAGGAGCAGACTCATCAGGTCGCCGAACGTGGCCATCCAGGCTGGCGCCGTCGGTTCTTCGAATCCGCCTTCTTCGGCGTCGTCGCTCATTTCTCGGCCCGCGCTTCCCGCTGTGCGGGAGTGAGGAAGGTCTCGAGCTTCGACTGGATCACCAGCGAGTTCTCGCCCTTCAGAATCGATTCGACCCCGGAGATCGCCATACTCTTCGCCGCCACTTCTTCATCCGTGCGGTGTTCGAGCTTCGAGGCGATGGGGATACAGATGACGAACGCGATGATCGCGCCGTAGAGCGTGGTCAGAAGAGCGACGGCCATGGCCGGGCCGATGGCGGCCGGGTCTTCGAGGCTCTTCAACATCTGGACCAGACCCACGAGGGTCCCGACCATGCCCATGGAAGGGGCGGTGGAGCCCATGAACTTGAAGATCGCCTGGCCCCGCTGGTGGCGTTGCTTCATGGTCTTCATCTCGGCGCCGAGGATCGAGTGCACGGCGTCCGGGTCGAGACCGTCCACGCCGAGGCGTACGCCGCGCGCGAGGAATTCGTCCTCGATCACGTCGTTCTCGAGGGAGACCAACCCCTCCTTCCGCGCCTTCGCAGCCAGCTGGACCACGTCCTCGATCGTCTGGTCCGGCGAGGCCTTCTTCTCGAAGAAGGCCTGCAAGCCGACCTTCATGGCGCCCAGCACCTGAGAGAGGCTCTCGTTGATCAGCGTCGCGGCGATCGTCCCGCCCACGACGATCGCGAGGCCGGGCACGTTGAAGAACGAGCCGAGGTCTCCACCCGTTGCCATCGATCCAACGATGAGCACGGTGCCGGCGATGATTCCCACTAGGGTCGCGATGTCCATGGAGGCCCTTCGCTTTGAATCCCTGCATCTCGAAACACAACGCGTGAAACGAAACTCGCTTCACTTCGCGTGCTTTCAGCGCCCTCATCGGTCTCGCTGCACCCTGCTGGATCGAGTGAAAGACCCAATTTTGCTCGGTAGGCATGTGCGATTCGTGCGGGGAGGGCTCAGCCCGAAACTTCCAAGCTGGAACGGAGGGGGTCGAAAGGGCCGCTTCTCTCGCGATTCACGCGCCGCAGCGCAGAGCGCACCGTCGTTTCGAGACCCGAGCGGCGGGGTAGGTGTTTCTCCGCAGTCGATCTCGGGAGAAGTGCGGCGCGTCCCGCCAGCGAGCTCCGGCAACGAAGGCGCACATCCCCCCGCTTCCTCAAGCACACGCTTCCGGAGGCCGAGTTTTCGAAGGTGGACACGCGCTCCGGCGCGGTCGCAATGCGAGGGGAAACGCCTCATGAACGTGGGTGCCGAAGCCGTCAGCCAGCGATCGGTTCGCGATTCT containing:
- a CDS encoding flagellar motor protein MotB, translated to MSDDAEEGGFEEPTAPAWMATFGDLMSLLLTFFVLLMSFASMDVRRFAAVVGSMRDAFGVQKSHPGQMEAVSNSLVQISDTESTPYLKILDFPTRMAERDQSLIDRLKLTLNDQELERLLQIESTPEGVVVRVPGQMLFDPGSAELRPSAVVFLHEIGKLIETTPGSVSIDGHSDPTPTGQSRYGSNWELSTARAVAAVVHLTEVEGIDPDRLRATGYGSSRPLPNAEDPADHRRVEFVFLRSLPELAAELGAGPDSAASASGDARP
- a CDS encoding MotA/TolQ/ExbB proton channel family protein, translating into MDIATLVGIIAGTVLIVGSMATGGDLGSFFNVPGLAIVVGGTIAATLINESLSQVLGAMKVGLQAFFEKKASPDQTIEDVVQLAAKARKEGLVSLENDVIEDEFLARGVRLGVDGLDPDAVHSILGAEMKTMKQRHQRGQAIFKFMGSTAPSMGMVGTLVGLVQMLKSLEDPAAIGPAMAVALLTTLYGAIIAFVICIPIASKLEHRTDEEVAAKSMAISGVESILKGENSLVIQSKLETFLTPAQREARAEK